One window of the Populus nigra chromosome 4, ddPopNigr1.1, whole genome shotgun sequence genome contains the following:
- the LOC133692442 gene encoding transcription factor TGA7-like, translating to MGSTSTQIAAMRGMGFYEPFHQISSWGHAYRDDGSLNIGPSTIVQVDAGLDNKTEHVSHESMEPSRSDQEAHKPADKIQRRLAQNREAARKSRLRKKAYVQQLESSRLKLAQLEQELERARHQGAYIGGSASDSSHLGFSGTGNPGIAAFEMEYGHWVEEQLKQVSELRNALQARITDIELRILVENGLNHYSNLFRMKTDAAKADVFYLISGKWRTSVERFFLWIGGFRPSELLNVLMSQLEPLTDQQLVDVCNLRQSSQQAEDALTQGIDKLQQTLSQSIAADVMGDGGYGDKMADELEGFVNQADHLRQQTLHHMSRILTIRQAARGLLALGEYFHRLRALSSLWAARPCEPA from the exons ATGGGCTCTACATCAACTCAAATTGCTGCAATGAGAGGAATGGGTTTTTATGAGCCCTTTCACCAGATTAGCTCATGGGGACACGCCTATAGAGATGATGGTAGCCTAAACATTGGTCCATCCACAATTGTACAGGTGGATGCTGGGCTAGACAACAAG ACTGAACATGTTTCACATGAATCAATGGAACCATCCAGAAGTGATCAAGAAGCGCACAAACCTGCTGATAAG ATACAAAGACGATTGGCACAAAATCGTGAAGCTGCTCGCAAAAGTCGCTTGCGGAAAAAG GCCTATGTTCAACAATTAGAATCCAGCCGTTTGAAGTTGGCCCAGTTGGAGCAGGAACTTGAAAGAGCTAGGCACCAG GGTGCTTACATAGGAGGCAGTGCATCAGATTCTAGTCATTTGGGATTTTCAGGAACAGGAAATCCag GAATTGCTGCATTTGAGATGGAATATGGACATTGGGTTGAAGAACAACTCAAACAAGTTTCTGAACTTAGGAATGCATTGCAAGCTCGTATAACTGATATTGAGCTCCGGATCCTAGTTGAGAATGGCTTGAATCACTATAGCAATCTTTTCCGCATGAAAACAGACGCTGCGAAGGCTGATGTCTTCTATCTGATTTCTGGAAAATGGAGAACATCAGTAGAACGCTTCTTTTTGTGGATCGGAGGATTCCGCCCATCAGAACTTCTAAAT GTTCTCATGTCACAACTTGAGCCTTTGACTGATCAACAGCTTGTGGATGTCTGTAACCTTCGTCAATCTTCTCAGCAAGCTGAAGATGCTCTAACTCAAGGAATTGATAAACTCCAGCAGACTCTGTCCCAAAGCATAGCAGCTGATGTAATGGGTGATGGGGGTTATGGGGATAAGATGGCTGACGAGCTTGAGGGATTTGTGAACCAG GCTGATCACCTTCGGCAACAAACTCTGCACCACATGTCTCGGATCTTAACAATACGCCAAGCAGCCCGAGGTTTACTTGCATTAGGAGAGTACTTCCACCGTCTTCGTGCTCTCAGTTCTCTATGGGCTGCTCGTCCATGTGAACCTGCCTAG
- the LOC133690533 gene encoding ABSCISIC ACID-INSENSITIVE 5-like protein 3, with product MDNNRPLVPSNIGVQGPQFPSLPGQESLYNLTFDEVNDQIGNVRKPLNAVNVDELRNVISVEESQLLQNPPSSSSSSSSSSTFLFLGNYNLNGTSSRKTIDDMWKEIANEEHVNVFDNQIVRQQLGETTLEDFLVRAGVINKGNQNEVFSHQPIMEVDPMVVGSQQTDLLPFQMASVQQQQQQMTLLDSNFHMFEAVSDQNPVVDVGYSDNRLPMPMPVSALMSATSSDSRVAAEKQCRYTDEMMKKTIERRQNRMIKNRESAARSRAKKQAYTSQLEHAVFHSRKTNNRLKKEKELEIIFLSSDQAPMPRFQLRRTSSASF from the exons ATGGATAATAATAGACCTTTGGTGCCATCAAATATTGGAGTTCAGGGGCCACAATTCCCATCTCTGCCTGGACAGGAGTCCTTGTACAATCTCACATTTGATGAGGTGAATGATCAGATCGGAAATGTAAGGAAGCCTTTGAATGCTGTGAATGTTGATGAGCTAAGAAATGTGATATCCGTTGAAGAGAGTCAGCTGTTGCAAAATCCTCCTTCGTCTTCGTCTTCGTCTTCTTCCTCGTCCACTTTCCTCTTTCTTGGGAATTATAATCTTAACGGAACATCAAGTAGGAAAACTATCGATGATATGTGGAAGGAAATTGCCAACGAAGAACATGTAAACGTCTTCGATAACCAAATAGTTCGGCAACAACTTGGCGAAACTACACTTGAGGATTTTCTAGTTCGCGCGGGCGTAATCAACAAAGGAAATCAAAATGAAGTATTTAGTCATCAACCAATTATGGAGGTTGATCCAATGGTTGTGGGGTCACAGCAGACAGATTTGTTACCATTTCAGATGGCTTCtgtgcagcagcagcagcaacagatGACATTGTTGGATTCAAATTTTCACATGTTTGAAGCTGTTTCTGACCAGAACCCTGTTGTGGATGTTGGATACTCGGATAACCGACTGCCTATGCCTATGCCAGTGTCAGCATTAATGTCAGCAACATCTTCAGATTCTCGGGTGGCTGCTGAAAAGCAGTGTCGTTATACAGatgagatgatgaagaagactATTGAGAGGAGGCAGAATAGGATGATCAAGAATCGAGAGTCGGCAGCAAGGTCACGAGCAAAGAAACAG GCTTATACCAGCCAGTTGGAGCATGCAGTGTTtcattcaagaaaaacaaataacaggCTCAAGAAGGAAAAG GAATTGGAGATCATATTCTTATCGTCTGATCAAGCTCCCATGCCACGATTCCAGCTACGGCGAACCAGCTCAGCTTCATTCTAG
- the LOC133690562 gene encoding uncharacterized protein LOC133690562, with amino-acid sequence MNKKSSCCGICENSNRASICPICVNYRLNEYGTLLKSLNSRRDFLYSKLSVVLVAKGKADDQFNWRVQQNEKLASLREKLHRNKEQLAQGKAKVEKLSQDLKKKNGMLESARNVLEKNRMEQLEKFYPNLICTQSLGHMAITSELLHKQSVVIKQICKLFPQRRVNVDGERNFSGQYDQICNARLPRGLDPHSVSSEELAASLGYMVQLLNLVAHNLAAPTLHNAGFAGSCSRIWQRDSYWNACPSSRSNEYPLFIPRQNYCSTSSENSWTDKSSSNFGVASMESERRPHLDSTRSNSFNYSSVSPHSVETHKDLQKGVSLLKKSVACVTAYCYNLLCLDVPSDTSTFEAFAKLLSTLSSSKEVRSVFNLKMACSRSCKQVQKLNKSVWNVNSAISSSALLESAHALQLMKNTSDNNLPNSAASFLFATGISDGKNESFIDGWDLVEHPTFPPPPSQVEDIEHWTRAMFIDATKK; translated from the exons ATgaacaaaaaatcaagttgcTGTGGCATCTGTGAGAATTCGAATCGCGCCTCCATTTGTCCAATTTGTGTCAATTACAG ATTGAATGAATATGGCACTTTGTTGAAATCCTTGAATAGTCGCCGCGATTTCTTGTACTCCAAATTAAGTGTTGTGCTTGTCGCAAAG GGGAAGGCAGATGATCAATTCAATTGGAGAGTACAACAAAATGAGAAGCTTGCAAGTTTGAGAGAGAAGCTACATCGTAATAAGGAACAACTTGCTCAAG GGAAGGCTAAGGTCGAGAAGCTATCTcaagatttaaagaaaaaaaatggaatgctCGAATCAGCTCGCAATGTG TTGGAAAAAAATCGTATGGAACAACTGGAGAAGTTCTATCCCAATCTTATTTGCACTCAGAGTTTAGGGCAT ATGGCTATTACTTCTGAACTACTTCATAAGCAGTCTGTGGTCATAAAGCAGATATGTAAATTGTTCCCTCAACGCCGG GTGAATGTAGATGGGGAGAGGAACTTTAGTGGTCAATATGATCAAATCTGTAATGCACGCTTACCAAGAGGACTTGATCCCCACTCTGTTTCATCTGAAGAGCTTGCTGCCTCCTTGGG ATACATGGTGCAGCTTCTAAATCTAGTGGCGCATAACTTGGCTGCCCCTACACTTCATAATGCAGGTTTTGCG GGCTCTTGCTCTCGAATTTGGCAGCGAGATTCTTATTGGAATGCATGTCCTTCTTCTAGAAG TAATGAATATCCCCTCTTTATACCTCGCCAGAATTATTGCTCTACTAGTTCTGAAAATTCATGGACTGATAAAAGCTCGAGTAATTTTGGTGTTGCTTCAATGGAATCAGAGAGAAGGCCCCACCTAGATTCCACAAGAAGTAACAGCTTCAATTATTCATCCGTGTCTCCACATTCTGTTGAAACACACAAGGACTTGCAAAAGGGGGTTTCACTTCTCAAAAAAAGTGTGGCATGTGTAACAGCATATTGTTATAACTTGTTATGTTTAGATGTTCCTTCTGATACGTCTACCTTCGAAGCATTTGCAAAATTATTGTCCACACTATCTTCATCCAAGGAAGTTCGGTCTGTATTTAACTTGAAAATGGCCTGTTCAAG GTCATGCAAGCAAGTGCAAAAGTTGAACAAATCTGTGTGGAATGTAAATTCTGCCATCTCATCAAGTGCACTATTGGAGAGTGCACATGCATTGCAACTGATG AAAAACACTAGTGATAATAACCTTCCAAATTCAGCGGCAAGTTTTCTTTTTGCCACTGGGATATCTGATGGGAAGAATGAGAGCTTTATCGATGGATGGGATCTGGTCGAACACCCCACCTTTCCTCCCCCGCCATCACAAGTTGAGGATATTGAGCATTGGACTCGAGCCATGTTTATAGATGCCACAAAGAAATGA